The following are encoded together in the Bactrocera neohumeralis isolate Rockhampton chromosome 6, APGP_CSIRO_Bneo_wtdbg2-racon-allhic-juicebox.fasta_v2, whole genome shotgun sequence genome:
- the LOC126762228 gene encoding ubiquitin-related modifier 1 homolog: protein MSKTDLKIFLEFSAGAELLFGNIKRRQVTLNGDEKWTISKLLKWMHANILTERPELFIQDDSVRPGILVLVNDTDWELLGELEYEIQPNDNILFISTLHGG, encoded by the exons ATGTCCAAGACcgaccttaaaatatttttagaatttag TGCTGGCGCTGAATTGCTATTTGGAAACATTAAGCGGCGGCAGGTAACATTGAATGGTGACGAAAAGT GGACCATAAGTAAGCTGCTCAAGTGGATGCACGCCAATATTTTGACAGAGCGTCCAGAATTGTTCATACAAGATGACTCAGT GCGCCCCGGCATATTGGTGCTTGTGAACGACACGGATTGGGAGTTACTT GGTGAACTAGAGTATGAAATACAACCGAATGACAACATCCTGTTTATTTCGACGCTGCATGGCGGATAA
- the LOC126762220 gene encoding huntingtin-interacting protein 1-like, whose product MELTHKERTEMKKHMSKVLSGKEKPFDGLRARTIVLLTHRTNGAEVFLKMTQSQPLRMNRYTAWKYCNLLHTALRHGTPQILELMQQPPQQQLLYALSNYWAYHTDALCACILDYLQLLLHKISFHQNYAFFTGALEADITKEWDLDLCFQLCTDIFDYLDHLLTLQQAIFSSLTLQQLAVATPETLCRLQPLINIAAECSILYDQASNAMATVCGKLPPIDVMGLCNRFYALYQRLRGFYCSLQQAKIILKMESVPELSTTVPDFLAFSNSSTCGRQPTAPPVWQVE is encoded by the exons ATGGAGCTCACGCACAAAGAACGCACGGAAATG AAAAAGCACATGAGCAAAGTGCTCAGCGGCAAGGAGAAGCCCTTCGATGGCCTACGCGCCCGCACCATTGTGCTGCTCACGCATCGAACTAACGGCGCAGAAGTTTTCCTGAAGATGACTCAGAGCCAGCCTCTGCGCATGAATCGCTACACCGCTTGGAAATACTGCAATCTGTTGCACACGGCCTTGCGCCACGGCACCCCACAAATACTCGAGCTGATGCAGCAGCcgccacaacaacaattactGTATGCATTAAGTAACTATTGGGCCTATCATACGGATGCTCTATGTGCTTGCATACTCGattatttgcaattgttgttgcacaaAATCAGCTTCCACCAGAACTATGCATTCTTCACCGGCGCTCTGGAAGCCGACATCACCAAGGAGTGGGATCTGGATCTGTG TTTTCAGTTGTGCACCGACATCTTTGATTATTTGGACCATTTGCTTACGCTGCAACAAGCCATCTTTTCGAGCTTGACCTTGCAACAGCTCGCTGTGGCCACACCCGAGACACTGTGTCGCCTGCAACCGCTCATCAACATCGCCGCCGAATGCAGCATTCTATATGATCAGGCATCTAATGCAATGGCCACTGTTTGTGGCAAGTTGCCGCCTATCGATGTGATGGGCTTATGTAATCGCTTTTATGCGCTCTATCAGCGCTTACGTGGCTTCTACTGCTCGCTGCAGCAGGCGAAGATTATACTGAAAATGGAATCTGTGCCGGAATTGTCCACGACCGTGCCGGATTTCTTGGCATTTAGTAACAGTAGCACTTGTGGCAGACAACCGACCGCACCGCCAGTGTGGCAAGTGGAGTAA
- the LOC126762223 gene encoding transmembrane protein 70 homolog, mitochondrial, producing MLSLRTLLRGSRSLVTIGLHGVKCVTTSKVNFNARLLAPICCSKVPQHTVDAQQHRLYASKASSGTNPNKVEDIRVYYGGLAPRMKAVKVFSLATSLAGLAAQPILLEQGLNMGGKPMAVFLCGFAGFFTFVTPLLLHFITKKYVTEIHYDPKSEEYTATTISILLFKIKTTFKPDDVKVPEVPGMFTSFLVHDKPLFVDPALFDDPEHYARIMGYDKPVDYKLDLTKLDKTNKNDQ from the exons atgctgTCTTTGCGCACGCTACTGCGAGGTAGTCGTTCATTAGTGACAATTGGTCTTCATGGTGTAAAATGTGTCACAACTTCCAAAGTTAATTTTAATGCACGACTTTTAGCACCAATTTGCTGTTCGAAAGTTCCACAACACACAGTTGATGCGCAACAACATCGATTGTACGCTTCCAAAGCAAGCTCTGGCACCAATCCTAATAAAGTTGAAGATATACGCGTTTATTATGGTGGTTTGGCGCCGAGGATGAAAGCTGTAAAAGTATTTTCCCTCGCCACCAGCTTGGCAGGTTTGGCCGCACAACCGATACTATTGGAACAAGGATTGAATATGGGTGGCAAGCCAATGGCAGTATTTCTGTGTGGTTTTGCTGGTTTCTTCACATTCGTGACACCGctgttattgcattttatcaCGAAAAAGTATGTTACAGAAATTCATTACGACCCAAAATCGGAGGAATACACGGCAACCACAATATCAATTTTGCTATTTAAGATTAAG ACTACATTCAAGCCAGATGATGTTAAGGTTCCTGAAGTTCCTGGAATGTTTACATCATTTCTGGTGCATGATAAACCTCTGTTCGTTGATCCTGCCCTCTTCGATGACCCTGAACACTATGCACGTATAATGGGATATGATAAACCAGTGGACTACAAATTAGATTTAACTAAATTGGacaaaacgaataaaaatgatCAGTGA